One genomic segment of Streptomyces sp. TLI_146 includes these proteins:
- a CDS encoding antibiotic biosynthesis monooxygenase, whose product MPKISAQDKNLTVLNLFTTDAPEKQEGLLGAMREIVDSAAYPGWMSSTVHAGVDKPGTANFIQWRSRADLEDRYNAEEFAHRTLPLFGELTTSIRLLQNEIVYSQAKSGDKVEISPARGDYTVITVFGVEEKDQDGLLDSLGPSMKFLADVPGFVSHTVLKGIAARGLEGSFVISYSQWENKEAWDAYQAVEQADKPAARQDAERRTAALLTWVDSNTYQVVHTRAAGE is encoded by the coding sequence ATGCCCAAGATTTCCGCCCAAGACAAGAACCTGACCGTCCTCAACCTCTTCACCACGGACGCCCCGGAGAAGCAGGAGGGCCTGCTCGGCGCGATGCGCGAGATCGTCGACTCGGCCGCCTACCCGGGCTGGATGTCCTCCACCGTGCACGCCGGTGTGGACAAGCCGGGCACGGCCAACTTCATCCAGTGGCGCAGCCGCGCCGACCTGGAGGACCGGTACAACGCGGAGGAGTTCGCGCACCGTACGCTCCCCCTCTTCGGCGAGCTGACCACGTCGATCCGGCTGCTCCAGAACGAGATCGTCTACTCCCAGGCCAAGTCCGGCGACAAGGTCGAGATCTCCCCCGCACGCGGCGACTACACCGTGATCACGGTCTTCGGTGTCGAGGAGAAGGACCAGGACGGCCTCCTGGACTCGCTCGGCCCGTCGATGAAGTTCCTCGCCGACGTTCCCGGCTTCGTGTCCCACACCGTCCTCAAGGGCATCGCCGCCCGCGGCCTCGAAGGCTCCTTCGTGATCTCCTACTCGCAGTGGGAGAACAAGGAGGCATGGGACGCCTACCAGGCCGTGGAGCAGGCCGACAAGCCCGCCGCCCGCCAGGACGCCGAGCGTCGCACCGCAGCACTCCTGACCTGGGTCGACTCCAACACGTACCAGGTGGTCCACACCCGCGCGGCCGGGGAGTGA
- a CDS encoding nitroreductase — protein MDVYEAVDSRRAVRAFSDEPVPKEVLERVLLAATRAPSSGNLQPWHLYAVTGEPLAELKRRATARALAGDPGDEREYPMYPAELTPPYLDRFSAAATQRYAALGIERDDPDRPMKIAALNTQAFGAPFVLFCYLDRTMGPGQWGDAGMFLQTVMLLLRAEGLHSCPQVMWTMYRRTVSRIVAADDRLVLFCGMAVGFKKEGVPRLRTGRADVTETVSFVGV, from the coding sequence GTGGATGTGTACGAAGCCGTGGACAGCCGCCGGGCCGTGCGGGCGTTCAGCGACGAGCCGGTGCCGAAAGAGGTGCTCGAACGCGTGCTGCTCGCGGCGACACGGGCTCCGTCGAGCGGGAACCTCCAACCGTGGCACCTGTATGCCGTGACCGGTGAGCCCTTGGCCGAACTGAAGAGGCGCGCGACGGCCAGGGCGCTGGCGGGAGACCCGGGCGACGAGCGGGAGTATCCGATGTACCCGGCCGAACTGACCCCGCCGTACCTCGACCGCTTCTCCGCCGCGGCCACCCAGCGGTACGCGGCGCTGGGCATCGAGCGCGACGATCCCGACAGGCCCATGAAGATCGCCGCCTTGAACACGCAGGCGTTCGGAGCACCGTTCGTCCTGTTCTGCTACCTCGACCGGACGATGGGGCCCGGGCAGTGGGGGGACGCGGGGATGTTCCTGCAGACGGTCATGCTGCTGCTGAGGGCGGAAGGGCTGCACAGTTGCCCCCAGGTGATGTGGACGATGTATCGCAGGACCGTCAGCCGGATAGTCGCGGCCGATGACCGGCTCGTGCTGTTCTGCGGTATGGCGGTGGGGTTCAAGAAGGAAGGCGTGCCACGGCTGCGCACCGGGCGGGCGGACGTGACAGAAACGGTCAGCTTCGTCGGAGTGTGA
- a CDS encoding NlpC/P60 family protein: protein MGSHRRPKNPNRARVTMLTATAAAAVALSSQGADAAPAKPSKDEVKSKVDELYHQAEKATEEYNGANEKQTALQKEVTALQDQVARGQAELNALRNGIGSLASAQYRTGGLDPSVSLFLSADPDSYLDKAAAVDQLGARQTQALETIQSKQRALAQKRAEATRKLAALADVRKTAGEKKKAFQGKLAEAQKLLNTLTTAERAQLKQDENRASRGAGERVNLGSEKPGSGRGYAALQAAATQIGKPYQSGHEGPDSYDCSGLTQWAFAQVNVHISRVTYTQINDGSPVSFSQLAPGDLVFFNNLLHVGIYAGNGMVLHAPKPGAFVRYEKMSYLGSFYGARRI from the coding sequence GTGGGGTCCCACCGTCGTCCCAAGAATCCGAACCGCGCCCGTGTCACCATGCTCACCGCGACGGCCGCCGCGGCCGTCGCACTCAGCTCGCAGGGCGCCGACGCCGCGCCCGCCAAGCCGAGCAAGGACGAGGTGAAGTCGAAGGTCGACGAGCTCTACCACCAGGCGGAGAAGGCCACCGAGGAGTACAACGGGGCCAACGAGAAGCAGACCGCCCTCCAGAAGGAGGTGACGGCCCTCCAGGACCAGGTGGCCCGCGGGCAGGCCGAGCTCAACGCCCTGCGCAACGGCATAGGTTCGCTCGCCAGCGCCCAGTACCGCACCGGCGGCCTGGACCCGTCCGTCTCTCTCTTCCTCTCCGCCGACCCGGACAGCTACCTCGACAAGGCGGCCGCGGTCGACCAGTTGGGCGCCAGGCAGACGCAGGCCCTGGAGACCATCCAGTCCAAGCAGCGGGCCCTGGCGCAGAAGCGCGCCGAAGCCACCCGCAAGCTGGCCGCCCTCGCGGATGTCCGCAAGACGGCCGGCGAGAAGAAGAAGGCCTTCCAGGGCAAGCTCGCCGAGGCGCAGAAGCTCCTGAACACCCTCACCACCGCCGAGCGCGCCCAGCTCAAGCAGGACGAGAACCGCGCCAGCCGCGGCGCGGGCGAGCGCGTGAACCTGGGCAGCGAGAAGCCCGGGTCCGGGCGCGGCTACGCCGCCCTCCAGGCCGCCGCGACACAGATCGGCAAGCCGTACCAGTCCGGCCACGAAGGCCCCGACTCCTACGACTGCTCCGGGCTGACCCAGTGGGCCTTCGCCCAGGTGAACGTCCACATATCGCGGGTCACGTACACGCAGATCAACGACGGCAGCCCGGTCAGCTTCAGCCAGCTCGCCCCCGGCGACCTGGTCTTCTTCAACAACCTTCTGCACGTCGGCATCTACGCGGGCAACGGCATGGTCCTGCACGCCCCGAAGCCCGGCGCCTTCGTCCGCTACGAGAAGATGAGCTACCTCGGCAGCTTCTACGGAGCCCGAAGGATCTGA
- a CDS encoding DUF6629 family protein, with protein MCWSATADLVAGAGIMAVGAASVTLAARSPRDLPLAALPLLLGAHQIIEAAVWHHDGGTGPATLAWAVIALPLLALWVPAAVLCAAPPSARRRLLVTLAAGVATAAVLTHALATRTVTAEIRGHTVGYSLGLPQPQLVVAGYLLATIGSLLLSGDRGLVLFGALIAVGAAVSFALWRQEYVSTWCAFAAVCSVVLTLWVRARRPPSALAR; from the coding sequence ATGTGCTGGAGCGCGACGGCCGACCTCGTTGCGGGCGCGGGCATCATGGCTGTGGGGGCGGCCTCGGTGACCTTGGCGGCCCGAAGCCCCCGTGACCTGCCGCTCGCCGCGCTGCCTCTCCTCCTGGGGGCCCACCAGATCATCGAGGCCGCGGTCTGGCACCACGACGGCGGCACCGGGCCCGCCACTCTCGCCTGGGCCGTCATCGCGCTCCCCCTGCTGGCGCTCTGGGTACCGGCGGCCGTGCTGTGCGCCGCGCCGCCGAGCGCCCGCCGCCGCCTGCTGGTCACCCTGGCGGCGGGAGTCGCGACGGCGGCGGTGCTCACCCACGCCCTGGCGACCCGCACTGTGACGGCCGAGATCCGTGGCCACACCGTCGGATACTCCCTGGGGCTGCCGCAGCCGCAGCTGGTCGTCGCAGGCTATCTCCTGGCCACGATCGGCTCCCTGCTCCTGTCCGGCGACCGGGGCCTGGTCCTGTTCGGTGCCCTCATCGCCGTCGGGGCCGCGGTGTCGTTCGCCCTGTGGCGCCAGGAGTACGTCTCGACGTGGTGCGCGTTCGCCGCGGTGTGCTCGGTGGTCCTGACGCTCTGGGTGAGAGCGCGCCGCCCGCCGTCAGCACTTGCCCGTTGA
- a CDS encoding DUF6571 family protein: MELDALRFGNFTPLGTAVSDWTAMISKLESLRTDAHDQLDGRSQKANWAGVNATVTRQFITRTAKEFGDAVTEATSIRNILQDTYNELVDWQQKLNEAIEHGLKNNLTVVGTGNGGFTVTMNIHPDRAAKGTKVAEHSQADVDNLRDEVQRILAKATESDSSAAQVLTALAGQTPLGFSDASYGDRDAAAKALKDAEDLANLIKKKGDDMTPEEFDNLTRQLGAYKNDPLFQEKFTTTLGARGALDFWADLSDPSDGGTLQRARLHQLGDLQKNLGFTLAGATQTGSPAMQQWEQDMIGLGGQQINTRGTQVYGFQLMSNLMRVGDYDDTFLNGYGNALVSTEKKMKLPDHYWNGAGGPMMPKMNFIGDEFGRDPMTGFMTALSRSPDAATQFFNATAPQDNAEYVLKDRRTFDDTPLDHGDANQSKDATGKALIAAATGVDPNDPNARPVDHTPEHRQVLDRSLKYLSAAGDDFAPELRDDMAIVLGNHSDEVHYSMSALANDPNDPKLLDRGQLLEVTKQVSRSQDAYGKLNEFMNQEMVRDIYQDHPKDPHETLQRAGQTTGFLEEARYQALKTDKHDPSWDAKWMYHGFGAAVNFIPGVGDIAQRGVDALTYQWQLDEQARINHEIQEQNGKVFVGREGQLKALAEQWDKVNPDSGKNAYTLTNEASTAALNGNVAAQGLAGDQ; this comes from the coding sequence ATGGAACTCGACGCGCTCCGATTCGGGAACTTCACCCCGCTCGGCACGGCCGTCTCCGACTGGACGGCGATGATCAGCAAGCTGGAGTCGCTGCGGACGGACGCCCACGACCAGTTGGACGGCAGGTCCCAGAAGGCGAACTGGGCCGGGGTGAACGCCACGGTCACCCGGCAGTTCATCACCCGGACCGCCAAGGAGTTCGGCGATGCCGTCACCGAGGCGACCAGCATCCGCAACATCCTCCAGGACACGTACAACGAACTCGTCGACTGGCAGCAGAAGTTGAACGAGGCCATCGAGCACGGCCTCAAGAACAACCTGACCGTGGTGGGCACGGGCAACGGCGGGTTCACCGTCACCATGAACATCCACCCCGACCGCGCCGCCAAGGGCACCAAGGTGGCGGAACACTCCCAGGCCGACGTGGACAACCTCCGGGACGAGGTGCAGCGCATCCTCGCCAAGGCCACCGAGAGCGACAGCAGCGCCGCGCAGGTGCTGACCGCCCTGGCGGGGCAGACACCGCTCGGCTTCTCCGACGCCTCCTACGGCGACCGGGACGCGGCCGCCAAGGCGCTCAAGGACGCCGAGGACCTGGCGAACCTCATCAAGAAGAAGGGGGACGACATGACCCCCGAGGAGTTCGACAACCTCACCCGCCAGCTCGGGGCGTACAAGAACGACCCGCTGTTCCAGGAGAAGTTCACCACCACCCTCGGCGCGCGCGGCGCCCTCGACTTCTGGGCGGACCTCTCCGACCCGTCCGACGGCGGCACCCTGCAGCGTGCCAGGCTCCATCAACTGGGCGATCTGCAAAAGAACTTGGGCTTCACGCTGGCCGGGGCCACCCAGACCGGCAGCCCCGCGATGCAGCAGTGGGAGCAGGACATGATCGGCCTGGGCGGCCAGCAGATCAACACGCGCGGCACCCAGGTGTACGGCTTCCAGCTGATGAGCAACCTGATGCGGGTCGGCGACTACGACGACACCTTCCTCAACGGCTACGGCAACGCGCTCGTGTCGACCGAGAAGAAGATGAAGCTGCCCGACCACTACTGGAACGGTGCGGGCGGGCCCATGATGCCGAAGATGAACTTCATCGGGGACGAGTTCGGGCGCGACCCGATGACCGGGTTCATGACCGCCCTGTCCAGGTCGCCCGACGCGGCGACGCAGTTCTTCAACGCGACCGCCCCGCAGGACAACGCCGAGTACGTCCTCAAGGACCGCCGCACCTTCGACGACACCCCGCTGGATCACGGCGACGCCAACCAGTCCAAGGACGCCACCGGCAAGGCCCTCATCGCGGCCGCGACCGGAGTCGACCCCAACGACCCCAACGCGCGGCCCGTCGACCACACCCCCGAGCACCGCCAGGTCCTCGACCGCTCGCTCAAGTACCTGTCCGCCGCGGGCGACGACTTCGCGCCCGAGTTGCGCGACGACATGGCGATCGTCCTGGGCAACCACTCCGACGAGGTCCACTATTCGATGAGCGCGCTCGCCAACGACCCCAACGACCCCAAGCTGCTCGACCGGGGCCAGCTCCTGGAAGTCACCAAGCAGGTGTCGCGCAGCCAGGACGCGTACGGAAAGCTCAACGAATTCATGAACCAGGAAATGGTGCGGGACATCTACCAGGACCACCCCAAGGACCCGCACGAGACGCTCCAGCGGGCCGGACAGACCACCGGCTTCCTGGAGGAGGCCCGCTACCAGGCGCTCAAAACGGACAAGCACGACCCGTCCTGGGACGCCAAGTGGATGTACCACGGCTTCGGCGCGGCGGTGAACTTCATCCCCGGCGTCGGCGACATCGCGCAGCGCGGGGTCGACGCGCTGACCTACCAGTGGCAGCTCGACGAGCAGGCCCGCATCAACCACGAGATCCAGGAGCAGAACGGCAAGGTGTTCGTCGGCCGGGAGGGCCAGCTCAAGGCGCTGGCCGAGCAGTGGGACAAGGTCAACCCCGACAGCGGCAAGAACGCGTACACGCTGACCAACGAGGCCAGCACCGCCGCGCTCAACGGCAACGTGGCGGCCCAGGGTCTGGCGGGCGACCAGTGA
- the bla gene encoding class A beta-lactamase: protein MHSLRVRRAALGGVALLAVLPLVACTQAESRAASPTPPTGTTRPHTNAKPPVADFKELERKYGARLGVYAVNTGDGREVGYRDGERFAYASTFKALAAGAVLRKYSLKGMTKVVKYSKDDLVTNSPVTEKHVDTGMTLGELGDAAVRYSDNTAGNLLFDALGGPKGLESALRQTGDAVTRVERREPDLNQWAPGTLRDTSTPRALAQDLRAFVVGDRLGTAERAQLTRWLRTNTTGDALIRAGVPKGWTVGDKTGAGGVYGIRNDIAVVWPPGAAPIVMAILTNRGTKDADFDNKLIADAAAVVARTVS from the coding sequence ATGCATTCCTTACGTGTACGACGTGCAGCGCTGGGCGGGGTCGCCCTGCTCGCCGTGCTTCCACTGGTCGCCTGCACGCAGGCCGAAAGCCGAGCGGCGTCACCGACGCCGCCCACCGGAACGACACGGCCGCATACGAACGCGAAACCGCCCGTGGCCGACTTCAAGGAGTTGGAGCGCAAGTACGGGGCGCGGCTCGGGGTGTACGCGGTGAACACCGGCGACGGGCGGGAGGTGGGCTACCGCGACGGTGAACGGTTCGCCTACGCCTCCACGTTCAAGGCGCTCGCCGCCGGGGCCGTGCTGCGCAAGTACTCCCTGAAGGGCATGACCAAGGTGGTCAAGTACTCCAAGGACGACCTGGTGACCAACTCGCCCGTCACCGAAAAGCACGTCGACACCGGGATGACACTGGGCGAGCTGGGCGACGCCGCCGTGCGCTACAGCGACAACACGGCCGGGAACCTGCTGTTCGACGCGCTCGGCGGCCCCAAGGGCCTGGAGAGCGCCCTCCGACAGACGGGCGACGCGGTGACCCGCGTCGAGCGCCGCGAGCCGGACCTCAACCAGTGGGCCCCCGGCACCCTGCGGGACACCAGCACGCCCCGCGCCCTGGCCCAGGACCTGCGCGCCTTCGTCGTCGGCGACCGCTTGGGCACGGCCGAACGCGCCCAGCTGACGCGGTGGCTGCGGACCAACACCACCGGAGACGCGCTCATCCGGGCCGGAGTCCCCAAGGGCTGGACGGTCGGTGACAAGACCGGCGCGGGCGGCGTCTACGGCATCCGCAACGACATCGCCGTGGTGTGGCCCCCCGGCGCCGCGCCCATCGTCATGGCGATCCTGACGAACCGCGGGACGAAGGACGCCGACTTCGACAACAAACTGATCGCGGACGCGGCGGCGGTAGTTGCTCGTACGGTGTCGTAG